A stretch of Paludisphaera borealis DNA encodes these proteins:
- a CDS encoding PDDEXK nuclease domain-containing protein: MELTPANLYDELLQLIGTTLETGRKQAIQAVYAHNLETYWRIGRHVVEFEQGGKAKADYGAGLILRLAKNLSLRHGRGFSLSNVKAMRQFYVAYPKSQTPSGLLSWSHVVELLKMDDPLERAFYEKQMVLERWGVRELKRQRESGLFLRLAASKDREGVLQLASQGQIVEQPTDLLREPYIFEFLKIPEAAALSEGELETRLCDHLQQFLLELGKGFTYVGRQYRVTINNTHYRVDLLFYHRILRCFVLIDLKINDVQHHDIGQMNLYLGYFAAEENVEGDNPPIGIILTRHKDELLVEYATYGMNSQLFVQKYQLYLPNREELRRELELTLAESKE, from the coding sequence ATGGAGCTGACCCCGGCAAATCTTTATGACGAATTGCTCCAGCTAATTGGCACGACGCTGGAAACCGGCCGCAAACAGGCGATCCAGGCCGTCTACGCCCACAACCTCGAAACCTATTGGCGGATTGGCCGGCACGTCGTTGAGTTTGAACAGGGCGGAAAAGCAAAAGCTGACTACGGCGCGGGACTTATCCTACGACTGGCCAAGAATTTATCTCTTCGCCATGGCAGGGGTTTCAGCCTCAGCAATGTCAAGGCGATGCGGCAGTTCTACGTCGCCTACCCAAAAAGCCAGACACCGTCTGGCCTTTTGAGCTGGTCGCATGTGGTCGAGCTGCTGAAGATGGACGATCCGCTCGAACGTGCCTTCTACGAGAAACAAATGGTCCTGGAACGATGGGGGGTGCGTGAGTTGAAGAGGCAGCGGGAAAGCGGCCTCTTCCTGCGTCTCGCCGCCAGCAAGGACAGGGAGGGTGTGCTGCAGCTCGCCTCCCAGGGGCAGATCGTCGAACAGCCGACGGATCTGCTGCGCGAACCCTACATTTTCGAGTTCCTCAAAATTCCCGAAGCCGCCGCACTTTCCGAAGGCGAACTCGAAACCCGGCTGTGCGATCACCTCCAGCAGTTTCTGCTTGAGCTGGGCAAGGGCTTCACTTATGTCGGACGGCAGTACCGCGTCACCATCAACAACACGCATTACCGCGTCGATCTCCTGTTTTACCACCGCATCCTGAGATGCTTCGTGCTGATTGACCTCAAAATCAACGATGTGCAGCACCACGACATCGGCCAGATGAACCTTTATCTCGGCTACTTCGCCGCTGAGGAAAACGTCGAGGGGGACAATCCGCCGATCGGCATCATCCTGACCCGGCACAAGGATGAGCTGCTGGTCGAGTACGCCACCTACGGCATGAACAGCCAGCTCTTCGTCCAGAAGTACCAGCTCTACCTGCCGAACCGCGAGGAACTGCGTCGTGAACTGGAATTGACGCTGGCGGAGTCCAAGGAATGA
- a CDS encoding type I restriction endonuclease subunit R, which produces MTRYIKLIETFLFYDIPQVFTAEDQEKRVYLGFLHEERADGPLFLLTGFPQSKLESFRAGVLSLKELILDLDSNERWVLTEIPDTEAWHPIQSYSAAATPTSTPHEAATTFESPFERPEFIGKPERATQDRVIGLFRDELGYRYLGDWSDRDGNSNIEESLLTAHLTKSGYSPAQISQAVFRLRTEADHHGRKLYGNNQAVYSLLRYGVPVKIEAGKVTETIHLINWSEPDKNDFAVAEEVTLKGGHERRPDLVLYLNGIAVGVLELKKSRVSIGDGIRQSLSNQLPEFNEWFFSTVQLVLAGNDTEGLQYGTIGTQEKMFLKWKEDEDDNSRFKLDKYLLKLCSKHRLIELLHDFVLFDGGVKKLPRMHQYFGIKEAQKRIRSREGGILWHTQGSGKSIVMVLLAKWILENYPDARVAIITDRDELDKQIEGVFKEAGEAIYRSSSGGDLIRQLGQATPRLLCSLVHKFGPKGARKTDEQFNDFIKDLEASPSFAQGDVFVFVDECHRTQSGRLHRVMKAMLPNAIFIGFTGTPLLKADVQTSLEVFGRYIHTYKFSEAVKDEVVLDLIYEARDIDQRLGSEDKIDAWFEAKTRGLNDWQKDELRKKWGTMKTVLSSKSRMEKVVSDILFDFSVKPRLSNDRGNAILVASSIYEACKYFSLFQKTPLKGKCALVTSYNPQARDVTEEETGANSETDKQFIYNSYLELLKDVELQPGMTKTESYEERVKDLFTREPANMKLLVVVDKLLTGFDAPPCTYLYIDKSMQDHGLFQAICRTNRLDGEDKDFGYVVDYKDLFKKVENAIAVYTSELDHGAEGAAPEVLLQDRLKKGKERLDDAIEALALLCEPVAPPRGELEHIHYFCGNTEIATDLAEREPQRSQLYKATASLVRAYANLADELEAAGYAAADIARIKEQLRHYLDLRDIIRKASGESLDAKAYEADMRHLIDTYIEASEPRKISPFDGIGLLDLIVKTGIANAITSQLGGLKGNQNAIAEAIENNVRKTIIRQHLSDPAYFDRMSALLDEIIAARRAKAMEYAEYLNRIAELAKRVGGGQAEETPASLDTPGKRALFSNLGQNEALALRIDQAVRKTRPDSWRGVQAREQVIKAALYGVLQDSDEVERIFLIIKAQREY; this is translated from the coding sequence ATGACCAGATATATAAAACTTATAGAGACGTTTCTTTTTTACGACATCCCGCAGGTATTTACTGCCGAGGATCAGGAGAAACGGGTCTACCTTGGCTTCCTGCACGAGGAGCGTGCAGACGGGCCGCTGTTCCTACTGACCGGATTCCCGCAATCAAAGCTCGAATCATTCCGAGCTGGTGTGCTATCCCTGAAGGAGCTGATTCTTGACCTCGATTCAAATGAACGTTGGGTTCTAACTGAGATTCCCGACACGGAAGCTTGGCATCCGATTCAGTCCTATTCAGCAGCAGCGACACCCACGAGCACGCCGCATGAAGCTGCAACCACCTTTGAATCGCCCTTTGAACGCCCAGAGTTTATTGGTAAGCCCGAACGCGCCACGCAAGACCGAGTGATCGGGCTTTTCCGTGATGAACTTGGCTATCGCTATCTCGGCGACTGGTCGGATCGTGACGGCAACAGCAACATCGAAGAATCGCTGCTTACGGCCCATCTCACAAAGTCCGGTTACTCTCCTGCCCAAATCAGCCAGGCGGTGTTTAGGTTGCGCACCGAAGCCGACCATCACGGCCGCAAGCTTTACGGCAATAACCAGGCGGTCTACAGCCTGCTCCGCTACGGCGTGCCGGTGAAGATCGAGGCCGGCAAGGTTACGGAAACCATCCACCTGATCAACTGGAGCGAGCCGGACAAGAACGATTTCGCCGTCGCCGAGGAAGTGACGCTCAAGGGCGGCCACGAGCGCCGGCCCGACCTGGTGCTTTACCTCAACGGCATCGCCGTCGGCGTACTGGAGCTGAAGAAAAGCCGCGTGTCAATTGGCGATGGTATCCGCCAGAGCCTATCCAACCAGTTGCCAGAATTCAACGAGTGGTTTTTCAGCACCGTGCAGCTTGTCCTTGCTGGCAACGATACCGAGGGACTGCAATACGGCACCATCGGCACTCAGGAAAAAATGTTTCTGAAATGGAAGGAAGACGAGGACGACAACAGCCGGTTCAAGCTCGACAAATACCTGCTCAAGCTGTGCAGCAAACACCGCCTGATCGAGCTGCTGCATGATTTCGTGCTTTTCGATGGCGGCGTCAAGAAGCTGCCGCGCATGCATCAGTATTTCGGCATCAAGGAGGCGCAGAAGCGCATCCGATCGCGGGAAGGCGGCATCCTCTGGCACACGCAAGGGTCGGGCAAGAGCATCGTCATGGTGCTGCTCGCCAAATGGATCTTAGAAAATTACCCCGATGCCCGCGTCGCCATCATCACCGACCGCGACGAGCTGGATAAGCAGATCGAGGGCGTATTCAAGGAGGCGGGGGAAGCGATCTACCGCTCCAGCAGCGGCGGCGACCTGATCCGGCAGCTTGGCCAGGCAACGCCGCGCCTGCTCTGCTCCCTGGTGCATAAGTTCGGGCCGAAGGGCGCGAGGAAAACCGACGAGCAGTTCAACGATTTCATCAAGGATCTGGAGGCGAGCCCCAGCTTTGCGCAAGGCGATGTGTTCGTCTTCGTGGACGAATGCCACCGCACGCAAAGCGGCAGGCTCCATCGGGTCATGAAGGCGATGCTGCCCAACGCCATCTTCATTGGCTTCACCGGTACGCCGTTGCTCAAGGCCGACGTCCAGACCAGCCTGGAAGTCTTCGGCCGGTATATCCACACCTACAAATTCAGCGAAGCCGTCAAAGATGAGGTGGTGCTCGACCTGATCTACGAGGCGCGCGACATCGACCAGCGCCTGGGTTCCGAGGACAAGATCGACGCCTGGTTCGAGGCGAAAACCCGGGGGTTGAACGACTGGCAGAAGGACGAGCTGCGCAAGAAATGGGGCACGATGAAAACCGTGCTCAGCTCGAAATCGCGCATGGAGAAAGTCGTCAGCGACATCCTGTTCGATTTCAGTGTCAAGCCGCGCCTGTCGAACGACCGCGGCAACGCCATCCTGGTGGCGTCGAGCATCTATGAGGCGTGCAAGTATTTCAGCCTGTTCCAGAAAACGCCGCTCAAGGGCAAATGCGCCCTGGTCACGTCCTACAACCCGCAAGCCAGGGACGTGACGGAGGAGGAAACCGGGGCCAACAGCGAAACCGACAAGCAGTTCATCTACAACAGCTACCTGGAACTGCTGAAGGATGTCGAGCTTCAGCCAGGTATGACGAAGACGGAAAGCTACGAGGAGCGTGTCAAGGATCTGTTCACGCGCGAGCCGGCGAATATGAAGCTTCTGGTCGTCGTGGACAAGCTACTCACCGGCTTCGATGCACCGCCCTGTACGTATCTCTATATCGACAAGTCGATGCAGGATCACGGCCTCTTCCAGGCGATCTGCCGCACCAACCGGCTTGACGGCGAGGACAAGGACTTCGGCTACGTCGTGGATTACAAGGACCTGTTCAAGAAGGTCGAGAACGCGATCGCCGTTTATACGTCGGAACTCGACCACGGCGCGGAGGGCGCTGCGCCCGAGGTGCTGCTCCAGGATCGGCTGAAAAAGGGCAAGGAAAGGCTCGACGACGCGATTGAGGCGCTGGCGCTCCTCTGTGAGCCGGTGGCGCCGCCGCGCGGGGAGCTGGAGCATATTCACTACTTCTGCGGCAACACCGAGATCGCCACCGATCTGGCAGAACGGGAGCCGCAGCGTTCGCAGCTCTACAAGGCGACGGCGTCCCTCGTGCGTGCCTACGCCAACCTCGCCGACGAGCTGGAAGCCGCCGGCTACGCGGCGGCCGACATTGCCCGCATCAAGGAGCAGCTCCGGCATTACCTGGACCTGCGCGACATCATCCGCAAGGCGAGCGGCGAAAGCCTCGATGCCAAAGCCTATGAAGCGGACATGCGGCACCTGATCGACACTTACATCGAAGCTTCCGAGCCGCGAAAGATCTCGCCGTTCGACGGCATCGGCCTGCTCGACCTGATCGTCAAAACCGGCATCGCCAATGCCATCACCTCGCAACTCGGCGGCCTGAAAGGCAACCAGAACGCCATCGCCGAGGCGATCGAAAACAACGTCCGCAAAACCATCATCCGGCAGCATCTGAGCGATCCCGCCTACTTCGATCGGATGTCGGCCCTCCTGGATGAGATCATCGCCGCACGGCGGGCCAAGGCAATGGAGTACGCGGAATACCTGAATCGCATCGCCGAACTGGCCAAGCGCGTGGGCGGCGGACAGGCGGAGGAAACGCCGGCATCGCTCGACACGCCGGGCAAACGCGCGCTTTTCAGCAATCTCGGCCAGAATGAGGCGCTGGCGCTGAGGATCGATCAAGCAGTCAGGAAGACCCGGCCCGATAGCTGGCGAGGCGTGCAGGCGCGCGAGCAGGTGATCAAGGCGGCGCTCTACGGCGTGCTTCAGGACAGTGACGAAGTCGAGCGGATATTCCTCATCATCAAGGCGCAAAGGGAATACTGA
- a CDS encoding restriction endonuclease subunit S codes for MSTPVKPGYKQTEVGVIPVDWNVKRVGSLGDVCAGKALAVRGAGKLRPYLRTKNVFDGRIDLDDVLEMPMTDAEFSRYRLRYGDLLLNEGQSLELVGRCAMYRDEYPDPCAIQNQLVRFRANEDVSASFCSHLFRRCQGTGVFAGIALQTTSVAHLGVSRFQNLQLAWPRDKDEQEDIAEALSDADGYIESLEQLIAKKQQIKQGAMQVLLTGKRRVPGHEIKPGLKTSDIGLIPEDWGVTKIGDEFHIQLGKMLDAEKNQGIPKPYLGNRAVQWGHIDLAEIGEVPLTPSDMQRFRLRDGDLLVCEGGEVGRAAIWRQPLDECYYQKALHRLRPIGGYNVRFLLNLLQLFSKTGVFANYVTQTSIAHLPKDKFETIPIPLPSTEEQSAIAAVLSEMDMEIDIIEAKFAKACDIKQGMMQELLAGRIRLRHERNAITVRRRQSVC; via the coding sequence ATGAGCACGCCAGTGAAACCCGGTTACAAGCAAACCGAGGTGGGAGTCATTCCTGTTGATTGGAATGTGAAGCGTGTTGGCTCTCTCGGTGATGTATGCGCGGGAAAAGCGCTGGCTGTGCGGGGAGCGGGGAAGTTACGTCCGTACCTTCGCACGAAGAATGTATTCGACGGTCGCATCGACCTCGACGATGTGCTTGAAATGCCCATGACCGATGCGGAATTCTCACGGTATCGACTCAGATACGGCGACCTCCTGCTGAACGAAGGCCAGAGCCTGGAGCTTGTTGGGCGCTGTGCGATGTACCGTGATGAATACCCCGATCCATGTGCGATACAGAATCAGCTCGTTCGATTTCGAGCGAATGAAGATGTTTCCGCAAGCTTCTGTTCCCACCTCTTTCGACGATGTCAGGGAACAGGCGTGTTCGCCGGTATCGCGTTGCAGACGACCTCGGTAGCACACTTGGGGGTAAGCCGTTTCCAGAACCTCCAATTAGCATGGCCTCGTGACAAGGACGAACAGGAAGATATCGCCGAGGCGTTGAGCGATGCGGATGGCTACATTGAATCGCTGGAGCAGCTAATCGCCAAGAAGCAGCAGATAAAGCAAGGAGCCATGCAAGTATTGCTGACTGGCAAACGCCGCGTGCCGGGCCATGAGATAAAGCCCGGCCTCAAAACAAGCGATATTGGACTGATACCAGAAGACTGGGGTGTTACTAAAATCGGCGATGAGTTCCACATTCAACTCGGAAAAATGCTTGACGCAGAGAAAAACCAAGGAATACCGAAGCCATACTTGGGAAACCGAGCCGTACAATGGGGCCATATCGATTTGGCGGAAATTGGTGAAGTGCCTCTGACGCCATCGGACATGCAACGGTTCCGACTTCGGGATGGTGATTTACTCGTTTGCGAAGGCGGCGAGGTTGGACGCGCCGCAATCTGGCGACAGCCACTCGACGAGTGTTACTACCAAAAGGCCTTGCACCGCCTTAGGCCAATCGGCGGATACAACGTTCGATTTCTACTAAATCTGCTCCAGCTATTTTCCAAAACAGGTGTGTTTGCAAACTATGTAACACAAACTAGCATTGCTCATTTACCGAAGGACAAATTCGAGACCATTCCAATCCCTCTCCCATCTACCGAAGAGCAATCCGCCATCGCCGCAGTCCTCAGCGAAATGGATATGGAAATCGATATAATTGAGGCAAAGTTCGCCAAGGCATGCGACATCAAGCAGGGCATGATGCAAGAGCTTTTGGCCGGTCGTATTCGACTTCGGCATGAGAGGAATGCAATCACAGTTCGGAGGCGACAAAGTGTTTGCTGA
- a CDS encoding M48 family metallopeptidase, which translates to MATVIQLGDITVDVVLKDIQNVHLSVYPPAGRVRIAAPRRMSLDTIRVFAISKLGWIKQQQRKLREQERETPREYVPRESHYLWGNRYLLRVVEQEAPAALELGHRRITLRVRPGTSDDKKAAIVEQWYRDQLRQAVPPLLAKWEPVLGVKLERFFVRRMKTKWGSCTHGKSTIRLNTELAKKPPECLEYIVVHELAHLLEPTHNARFVAIMDRVMPQWAFRRKQLNRLPVRHEEWSY; encoded by the coding sequence ATGGCGACGGTGATCCAGCTCGGCGACATCACCGTGGACGTGGTGCTGAAGGACATCCAGAATGTCCATCTCAGCGTCTATCCGCCCGCCGGCCGGGTGCGCATCGCCGCGCCCCGCCGCATGAGCCTGGACACGATCCGCGTCTTCGCCATTTCCAAACTGGGCTGGATCAAGCAGCAGCAGCGAAAGCTCCGCGAGCAGGAGCGCGAAACGCCGCGCGAATACGTCCCCCGCGAAAGCCACTATCTGTGGGGAAACCGCTACCTGCTCCGCGTGGTCGAGCAGGAAGCGCCCGCCGCCCTCGAACTCGGCCACCGGCGGATCACGCTTCGCGTTCGCCCCGGCACCTCCGACGACAAGAAAGCGGCAATCGTCGAGCAGTGGTATCGCGATCAGCTCAGGCAGGCGGTCCCTCCCCTCCTCGCCAAATGGGAGCCCGTCCTGGGCGTGAAGCTGGAGCGGTTCTTCGTCCGGCGCATGAAGACGAAATGGGGAAGCTGTACACACGGCAAATCCACCATCCGCCTGAACACGGAACTTGCCAAGAAGCCGCCCGAATGCCTGGAATACATCGTCGTCCACGAGCTGGCGCATCTTCTGGAGCCGACGCACAACGCCCGCTTCGTGGCGATCATGGATCGCGTCATGCCCCAATGGGCATTCCGCCGCAAGCAGCTCAACCGCCTGCCGGTGCGGCATGAGGAATGGAGTTATTGA